The sequence below is a genomic window from Anopheles cruzii chromosome 3, idAnoCruzAS_RS32_06, whole genome shotgun sequence.
GCAGCGGTGCGATGGAATGCGAAGAAGGTCCTGCGGTCCCGTTGACGCCACCAACCGCAGGAGGAGTGCCCGCGGAGCGCAAACGAAAAGAGCACCGCACGGAACGGAGTGGTGACCTTAAGCAGGCACCCGCGAAGGGGGGTTCCGCATCCTCGAAGTCGAACctaccggccaccggcaccaccacgaaACACTCTTTACTTAGTTTCGACGACGAAGGTAACAAACATCTACTATCCCCCCCTTTGCTCTAAGACAAAGCGTTACTGCAAGGCAATCAAGAAAACAGAAGATTCACGGAAAGGTCCAGCAGAAGCGCCGTTGTTTCAtccgggtgttccggggtCCGATACCCTCGAGCACTCGTGCGCCGGGGAAAAACTCACCAACGAGTCTTTCGCCggcagaagaaagaaaaggaagaaaacaaaatcactCCATAGCCTACTGGTTGCAATGAAATCGGAAGAAAGTTACTTTTTTTTAGTGATTCAAACGAACCAAAGCCTACGCGGAAAGTAAACAACGATCAATTCTGCCGAAAGGTGGTTCCGAGAATCGAGGTTTCTAATTCGGGTACAAGTTTTGATGAAGAAATGCGAAAATGGGTCCCCAGATGTTAAAGTGAATGAAGTGAACGCCAAAGTCAAACCGGTGCTGCGGAGAACAGGCGGAAGGTTCTCTGCATCTCGTCGCCCCCCGTTGGGTCCGAAGGCTTTCCCCGAGGAAGCCGCGTCCGTTCCGCACCTGTTGAGAGCACATTTAATGGCACAGTtttgcgtttccttttttcttactttctttttcgcttctaCAACCGATCGGCCAACCAACACAGAGGAAGGCGAGGTGTTCCAAGTCAAGAAGTCGTCCCATAGCAAGAAGGTGATGAAATCGTTGGACAAGGAAAGGCGCAGAAAGCGGCATCTCGAACGGAGCACGAACGGAACAgtactgtcgtcgtcgtcgtcatcagcagcagcggcgcccGCCAGTGCGTTGGAGGGTCCCGGGAACACCTTGCGGTCCCGTTTTCCTTCCTCTTCTCCTCCCTCCGCCTTGTCGTACGACAATGGCAGTAATGATAagataaaaagagaaaagtgTGACAATTCTAGCTCTAATATCCAAACAGAAATACGCACAGACGACTTTGTGGTAAGgttattattattcaattttctacTACCCCCTTTATACACTTTTGTTatctatttttgttttaattttggatcgaaaaacgaaaaacaaacgaatgccGATCGTAACCACTCCAATccggcacacagacacatgATACCATAGTTCACCCGTTCTCGGATGAAGCCCCACCTTTCCTTACCCTTTGTTTATCCGTAGTCTTTAGTTCGTTTAAACCATTGCTTCCGATCCGCCGAATTCTCGGTTACCGATCGCAATCTATGTTTTGTGTTACCCTGTTATCGCTCAGCACACCATTGAAGAAGCCGTTTCGATCAATAACCTACATTTGGTGGAGGGTGATCTATCGTCGTCATCGCTACTAGCCTTCCCCTTGAATAGACACGCATTCGCGATCGCATGAGTCTTCTTTCATTTCCTTTCAGAAGATTTGTTGAAGAATCAAATTCTGAAACGCTGCGCGCGTTCATCGATATCCCTACGGCAAACACTAAAACCGATACTCCCATGTGCACCGCTTAATCCTCTTCTTATCTTCACGCAAACGCCGTATCCCTTGAAGAAAAGACTCATTTTTACGATGCCCTCTAACACTCTCATTTCTctgtttcccatttttatAACCCTCAACACCCTGCCGACGGTTGCACTGAAGCTGGTGGTTAAGAAATCGGATCCCGAGAATATGATTCTGAACGGACGGGCGGCACTGTGTGCCGGCCGTGACGATATGTCTTCCGAGGACGAAACGTACGGCGGCGTGGTGGACGATAACACGAAAGCCGGCGAtcgtcagcagcaccaccatcggttCGCTAAGCCACAGGACAATTTCAAAATGTGTCTCGAAAACGGAGTCATACCGGACGCGGCCATGATTCATGCAGCGCGCAAGCGCCGGCAGAAGGCACGCGAGCAAGGTAAACAACCTTGTTAATATTAATGTCTGGTTTAGATGTTAATCAACACCGAATCGCTTGCAGGTGAATTCATACCGGTGGAGGAACCGAAGGAGGACAAGAGCAAGAAGCGCACCGTGCAGGAAGACGGCGAAGGCGATGGGTCGGACGAGGATGACGATCGTATCGATATGTCGGCCATAACCGGTGCCAAAGAGCGCGAGGAACGGCGCGAGCAGTTCTATGCGGTGCAGCGTGAAGGTAAGGATGGATGAAAGAAGTTAATTCGGGTGGATATTTAGCAACTGTATGTTTCGCTTCTGCTCCGACAGACTCCGACGCGGAAGATTCCGATATCGAAACGAAAGAGTGGGAAAATCAACAGATTCGCAAAGGTGTCACCGGTGCGCAGCTCGTGTCCGCCCAACAGGAGTCGGTCATCTCGCAGTACTTGATGcaaagcagcaacagcggcagtAGCGGCCACTTTAGCCAAACCtttcaaaataaatcatcgcGCGGTGCTGATAGCGACGGAGACATATCGGCCGGACTTCGGGCCCTCTCGACGGCTGAACTGCTGGAACAAGCTTACGCTACCACTAAGGCGGGCTTGGCTAAACGGTTGGGTGATGGTAAAAGAGTCAAAACCAGCACCAGTAGACCAGTGGTGGCCAGTGGTGCTGGTATCGCTCCGAAAAGTGCCGATTCGAAACCGACCGGCCCGCGGATGCCAAAACAAATTTTGGCCCAGCTAACCGAACGCTACCGCACGACGGTGGAACTGAACCGGAAGCACGAGGACGATATAGAGCACATCACGCAAGAGATCAAGCTACTGCAGATGGATCACCGGGCGTGCGAACAGaaagcaccggcggcggctgccaagTACCGGTTCTACCAGGAGTTTCGCTGCTATGTAGCCGATCTGGTAGAGTGTCTTAACGAAAAAGTACCCCTGGTAACGGCACTTGAGCAGCGCGCCCTGCAGCTGATGGGAAAGTATTCGGTGATGCTAATCGAACGTCGCCGGCAGGATGTGCGCGATCAGGCGAAGGAAATGGCCGATGCTAGTAGTGAGTACATCTTGGTatcgttttcggtggcgcTCACTGATCACTAATCGGATTTGTTTCACTCCTTAGAAAATGCGAAGCGAACGGCGGATGACCCGGAACGCATTCGAAGGGCCGCCGAACGGGAAGGCCGCCGAACGCGTCGGAGGCGCGACCGCGAGAAGAACGAAACGTCCGACAGCCACTACGACGGGATGTCGAGTGACGACGAAATTCCGGACATGGAAGCGGCCCGCTACCGGTCCGCCCTGCAGTCGGTGGAGCTCGAGGCCCGCGAAGTTTTCGCCGACGCGTCCGAAGAGTACGGCGAAATCGGGGGCATTTTGGGAAAGTTCGAAGACTGGCGCGAGCACGATATGGCAGCGTATCGCGATGCGTACGTCAGTTTGTGCCTGCCGAAGATAGTCGGTCCCCTGATTCGCCTGCAGCACATCACCTGGaacccgctggtggtggccagcgccgCCGGGTCCGGTGCTAGTGGTGTCGAGTTCGATCACGAAGAGTGGTACCGCACGGTGGCTCTTTTCGGGCACGTGGCCGACACGGAGGCCGAGCTGGCAGACGACCCCGACGTGCGGTTGCTGCCTGTGATTGTGGAGAAAATTTTCCTATCCAAACTGGCGGCCCTGGTCGAGCAGTACTGGGATCCACTGTCGACGACACAAACGCTGCGGTTAGTGCGCCTGCTGAAGCGGCTCGTGCGCGACTATCCCTCCTTACGCATCACCTGCAAACCGCTACGGGCCCTCTTCCAAACCATTTTCGACAAACTCAAACAGTCCGTCGACAATGACGTTTTCATACCGATCTTCCCCAAGCAGTAAGTGATCGTTCCGCATTACCTCCGCTGGAGTTTGCTCCGACACGCAGCGACACCAATTTGTCTCCAATTCTTTCAGAGCCCAAGAAGCCAAATCGTCCTTCTTCCAACGGCAGTTCTGCAGCGGGCTGAAGCTGTTTCGCAACATCACCAGCTGGCAGGGTATACTGGCGGATACGGCCCTGAAGGATCTCGCGATCGGTTCTCTGCTGAACCGGTACCTACTGAACGGGATGCGCGTCTGCACGGCACCGGACGCCATCGGGAAAGCGTCCACGATCGTGTACACACTGCCGCGCGTGTGGCTCAGCACGGGCTCATCGGTGGTGCAAAGTATGGACCAGTTCGTTAGCATGCTACGGCACCTGGAGTCGCAGCTCGAACCTAACGCTGCCATCAATGGGTAAGCGAAACTGTGGACATAATTGAGAAAGATAGAATATTATAATAATAGCCAATGTTTCTCTGATTTCAGGGAGCTCATCGAGCGAATCCACAAAATATTGAGCAGTTTGCACGTGGTTTCAGCGTAAAAGGAGGGCCAGAACTTTCCGATGGCCGGATGAGCTATTGCGATCCAGCAAACCGTATCAAGCGCGCTGCGTCGATGTAGATGTTTCTATTTGAACCATTTGTATGCCAATCTAATAATACACCAGAATAAATGCATTAACTTTGATTTATTAGTTATGCATTCTTATGGAacgaacgagagaaagaaagagagagacttGCATTTGAAAAAAAGTATAAAGAACGGATCGATGTGCGGTTCGGTTCTTCATTCGATGTCGTTCAATAATTCCGCGCATTAACTCAATCAATCGCTTCGAAGAGTGATGTCACACTTAATCGTCCTTTTTGTCGAATATGGAATGCAACGGTCTAAAAATAACTGCCCGCATCGTCATCTGAGGACCACCATTGATGCGCCCCTTCCGATTGACGACCATCACTTTTTGGGCTATCCTTTTATCGGTGCTTCGTCCGTCTTTTATTGCCGTCCGTCTTTTTAATGGGCACTGATCAGATCGGAGACACACGCGATGCAAGTCAGCGCGCAACACTGGCCGTGACCAGTCGgtcgtgaaatatttccatGCACGTGATCCTCACACTCAGATCGTCTCGCGCGAGTCGGTAGCGAGTGAGAAATGCATAAACGTCCGAAATGTGTTATCAGTTCCCGACGCCGCAGTTTAATTTCGAGTGCTTGTCGACCGTGCAGCATAGAAGCTAATGGTCGTAGAGGGGAATATTGAGAATCTCATAACCTTATCAGCAGGCTTCTAGAGTACGTTACGCTCCGAGCGGCGATCCTCTCAGACCAGTCGGACCAACGTTCGCGCCATACCGACCCGACTAGGGCTATCGGATGCCGCGGAACGATCTTCCAGTGGCGATCCAGTGGCGTTCGGTCCGTCGGTCAAGCGAGACGTTGTCCCCAGACACGGTTAACATTCTGGCCCACCCCATTGCGCCCATTCACCCCGATTCCGATCCACACAGATCAAAGCGGTGCATCGATCGGTTAAGTGATTCGTGCGCGAACGATCGTTAGCAATTTAAATTGACAAATTGGACCTGCTCGCTCCatcgttctctcgctctggcaCCAATCGGATACTTGCCCGGAGCAGCGAGGATAAAATCGAGCAGATCGATGCTGGCCGTCAGTGATGCCGCGACCGACCAACAGCGCGGATCTGTTCCGGTGGAAGCAAATGGAGTGAAGAACTTAACACACCATTTGCCATTGGAAGTGGAGAAGTGCTTGTGAACAGGACATAGGCGAACGGATTTGAAGGACAAATCCAGCAGCAAATTAGTGCCCCATTGCAAGCGTTGGTTTCCGGTGGTTCTTGCGTTTGTAAAAAAGgcgttttgtggtttgtgaAAAATAGAACGAAAAACAGTGACCGTGGCCTGAACCCCTCCGATCACAGATATGTCCGTCATCGTGAACGCCATCAATGGCAACGGCCGACAGCTTCCGTTGTTTGTGTCTGGTTAGTAAACGCCAGTTGCTTTCGAGGCAGataaaaaacccgaaaaacgtGGCACCCGCCACTGGGTCGACATTCCTGAACGTGAAAGGCTGTCCCCAGGGCCCCAGGCGCGGCTTATCGTGGCGTACGATCGCGCATTCTCGCTTCCCCAATGGCCGAAACGgacgcagcaccaccagaaTGGCGTGGTCCAAGAATTCGTGGAAATGCAGTTTTTGCACACttattttcgtttctttttgcaaCCCGCCCGCTCCCACGCTGATAAGCGGGACGGATGGACGAACGGCGATTGTTCGCCGGCCCACGGGCTCGGCCTTCTGTGTGCTGATCTTGGTCGGACCTTTTTTATTAATTGGTACGGCGTCCCGCGCCATCTTGACCTGCGGAAACTCCCGCAGGAAGCGCCGATGCGCTGACTACGACAAAACGATAACCTACGGACCGTTTGCCACCACTTCGTGGTCTTGTGGAATGTTACGCACGTCCTCGGACTTTGCGGCCCGTGGGAGCAAACCCTCTACGTCGTCCGGAATTCCGTCGACCGTTTTTTCGATGCGTCACCGGGCGCGGCTTATCGCGGCTTGCTCTGAGTTCAGCTGTTTCCTGTTTTGGTATATGTTTCGCCCTCCAATATACTGCTGCTTCCTTAACGTTTTGGGGGGTCACCAATTTCGGAGACTCCCGCCTAGTGGAGTCTTTTAGTTACAGAGCGCCCTCGAGTTTTACAAACATTAATTCTTAGAACGTACTTCTTCGTCCCGGTGCTTCGGTGCACCGTTTTGCAGTGCTACTGTACGCCCTGCtcgtcaccgaccgacggtgcgTGGCGTTCGATATCTTCCCGCCCAACTACGACATCCGGTATCGGCTGGAAACTGATGTTACGCTCGTGCCGGACGTGCACGCCACGGACAACTACATTTGGTACCTGAATGGGTACCTGCGGGTGCACCGGTATGACGCCAAGAATCTTGCTGCCTCGGTAAGTCCTGAAGCACGTCGAACGATAAGCGTCATGATAATGTTTTGTACCAATGCAAAATGGGACCCAAAATGCGGCGTTGTCAGTCCTGCCGTCGATGTGCTTTTCCGTCGCATAAAATTAGAATACATTCCCAGGTGACCCAGACGCCGGTAGCCCAAATGCATTAAGCGTTGGGACAGCGCACTTCAAAGCAAGCGATAAGATGCTCCTTCAGGGCACGACAGGCGCGGCAAAATGGAAATGGGCAATGGGCGAGCTATAGGGGGTCGTAGCACGTTGGGCTTTATTTGATCGAATCCTTGATGCGGTGAATCATGAATCCTTGATGCGGCGCATAAGAGATGGCGCCTCCCATAATTAGCATTGCAAAACCATCGTTTTCGGTCGCTTTCGTGCCTAAACTTATGCGAAGTTCTGCACTCGCCGCCTTCTGTTTGCAGATCGAGCTGGACCGCCATCACATCCCGCAGAGTGCGGGCGATGTGTCGGCCCTGCTGGAACCGTTTCGCATCGCGATCGCCAACGACACGGTGCTGAGTGTGCTGTTCAAGCAAAACGAACCGATCTGGGCGGCCAACATTAAGCGGGCGCTCGCTTCGCTGCTGCAGGCTCACGGCGACGGACCCGGGGCGTACGTCGTCGATGAGCAGGGCATTTTCGGTAGCTGCCCGACCGAGTACTTTGTCGTGAACGCGTCGAACGTGTTCGAGATCTCGAAGACGTACGGCATGGATCGGTGCACGATCTACCGCGGAGCGATCTACCTAACGCGCAGCAACATCCCGCAGAACCACTGCATCCCGAACAAGCAACCGCAGGCGATCACGTCCCGTATCGCCAACTACAAGCTGCGCAAGATCGAGCCTTACCGGTACATGCTGACCGAACTGGATGGCACGATGCGGACAAACATTCGGACGCTGGAGTCGTACTATCCACAGTTTCTGTACTCGCGCGTAGTGCTCCGCTACGAGCAGCACCAGGTGCTGGCGGACGAAACGGCCGGTGGTGGACAACCGGCGGTTGACATCGTCAACGGGATGGCACTCCTGTTCAGCCCGATCCTATTCGAGAGCCCGGATCTGGAAGCGACCGGCGGCCGTAGCCCGAAGTCAACGGAGCGTCTGATCAAGCGTACCGCGCAGCTACTGAACGCGATGGCCGACAATCTGGAGACGGTGGACAACAAGCTGAACGAACCGTACGACGAGACGGTCTCGGAGATCATCCGGCTGATGGGCACGATGGACCTGGACACACTGAAGCAGCTGTACGAGGAGATCGATCTCGGCACGTCCTACCGGCAGGAGACGGCGCGGAACATCTTCCTAGAGATCGTGCCCCGGACCGGCACCCCGTCGACCATTCTGCTGACCCGCGATCTGATCATGAACAAGCAGGTCAACCCGATGACGGCGGTACAGCTGCTGATCTCGCTGCCGTTCTACATGTCCGAACCGTCGCAGGAGCTGGTGAAGGAGTGCGAAATGTTCCTGGAGGTCggcgccgaccggccggacaTCAAGCACGCGGCCGTGCTGAGCTACGCCACCATGATCTACAACACGTTCGTCGCCGGCAAGCTGACGGCGGACACGTTCGAGAAGTACGTCAAGATGTACTTCGATCTATTTCTGAGTGAGTATCCTCCGGTGGAGGAATCCTCGGTGCTTGATGGCGCTTAACCCGCTCGCCGTGCCTTGTCCGACAGATAGCTTCGAGTACGAGCAGCAGATGCTATACTTGGAGGGGTTGGGCAACTTGCAGCTGGAGAATGTGGCCGAGTACCTGGACCCGATTATCCGAGCGGACTACCCGCAGAACACCGACATCCGCTTTCTGGCGATGCTGGCCCTACTTCCGACGGCCCACCTGCGGCCAAACCAGGTGTACGAAACATACTGGCCGATTTTCCACTCCCGCACCAGCCCCCTACAACTGCGGGTGGCCGCTTTCACGATGCTCCTGTTCTCGAACCCCACGCCCGGCCGGTTGCTCGGGCTGTACAGCGTCATCCGGACGGAGAACGATCCACATATGATCAACTTCTACCGGACGACGGTGCTCAGCATCTCCGAGACCACGTACCCCTGCTACCAGCATCTGTAAGTTGGTCGGTACGCCATTCAAACTACTGTTAACAGGGTTACCCTTCGTTGATCGCTCTCCCCTCCGCGcagcaagctgctgctggcctaCATGACCCGCCAGCTGCCGGACGCGCCGGCTCCCAAGTACTGGGTGACCGGAAACTATCTGTTCGACTATCGCGACCGCAAGTTCCACATCGGCTCGATGCTGCAGACGATGCTGATCGGGAGCCACCAGACGGACCTGCCGATGATTGCTTCGCTCAAGTTTGACACCGAGGCACTCGGTCGGTTCACCGGCCAGCTTGGGGTAGGTTGGGACTGTTTAGGACGACCGCCGGGTGTGCCGTAAcattccgttttttccccgtcaGCTCTACATTAAGGCACGCGGGTTGAGCGACGCCGTGATCAACCGGCTGACCACCTTCAACTCGAGCCACCTGAAGCTGGACCGGCTAAGTAGCATCCTGAAATCGATGAAGCTGGCCCCGATCAGTCCGACGCCGCTGCACTTCGAGTTTATCGTGCAGTTCGAGGGCAAAGCGGTGCTGTGCTACCACCTCAACCAGACCACCTTCCACAATCTGACCGATGGCAACAGTGAGTAGTCGCAACGACCCCGCGGAGTTGCTCTATCTTGCCCTATTTGCCTTCTCTTCCCCCCGCACGACAGTAATCAACCGGATCAACCTGCTGCGCGACAGTCACGTGAACATGCAGATCGTACGCCGCCCGTTCATGATCAAATACGCGCTGCCGACGCTGATCGGCACCCCGGCCGACATACTGATCGAGAACACGGTCCTGGCGACGGTCCGGGGCAACACGACGCAGCAGACCATGCTGATGGACAAGGTTGCCCGCAGTAATCAGGTGGACGTACGGTACTCCTCGTACGCGGTTGTGAAGATCCGCAGCTACAACCCGATCGACGACGTCGAGTACTCGACGATCCGCGAGCAGGGCTTCCTCGTGTACCTGCCGGTGAACAACGAGATCGTGTGGGACATTGCGGGCAAGTCGATCAGCTACAGCTTCTACCGGCCGGAGAACATGACCAGTGGGATCTCGTTGAAAAGCCGCACACGAAACACGCCGACCGGGCACACCGACCGAGGAGGGAGGGcaccggccgagccgagcgaagaGGCAGCGATCGCCAAGTACGGCTACCGGCTGGACGATCTGGGCATCCAGATGGTGGCGCGCGTGCACCAGGACTACACCCGGGACAATGTGATGTTTATGCTCGAGACGGACATCCTGGACAACGCGAAGGTCCTGACGAAGGGCCCGTTCTCGCTCGTCAACAACGTGCTGCGGATCATCAGCCTGATCCAGCTGAACACGATCCACATCGGGCGCGACAAACACCTGACGCTGCTGATCTCGAACGACCAGAAGACGCTGCTCCAGGGCACGCTCAAGTGGGACACGCAGAACTACTCGAAGCAACCGGCCGTCCCGGAGAACGAGGTGCTGCGCGTGAACCTCATCCTGGCGCACACCATCCCGAAGCCGGCGGGCAGCCGGGACGAGGTGAAGGTGCTGCACAAGTGGGACATCGTCTCGCAGTACACGAACTTCAAGTGTGACCGGGCGGCCCGCGTGTTCTTCTCGCTGACGCGCCAGGAGTGGAACAGCTCCAACTGGAAGGTAGGTTCGgctttcaattaaattaaacccaATCAGCGGGGGGTCAATTTTTTGCGcaccaaaaccaacaaacaagcTCCGTCCCCGGTCCCCAATTCCAGCGGCACATAACCACGACGCGCACTTGCTGGTCggggagcgaaagaaacacaGATTTTATTAGATCCGCACGTATGGGGTGGAGTGTATAACACGGGAGCCTTAGCTGCCTGGTTGCTAGCTGAGACTTAGGCTGAGGGGTTAAACCGCGCACTCCACCGTTGGGAGTTGTAGAATTTTGTGtacattgattgatttatcgGCTTCATCGGGGAAGCTGGGCTTCAGATTGTTACCCACGCCAAACGGTTactcggccaccggttccggttcgggagCGTCGGTGGCAGCTGGCGCCTCTTCTGCAGCAGGTTCTTCCGCTGCTGGTTCTTCCGCTGTCGgttctgccgctgccggttcTTCCGCCGCCATGTCTTCTTGCTGCTGATCGCCAGCTGCAGCCGCAAGTTCCTTTTCTTGCTCGATTAAGGCCTTCACTCCATCGACAAATTGTTTGACGGTTTCGAACTCGGTCAGTCCGAGCCGACGTTTGTTTGACACGTCCAGCAGAGCCTCACCGCTAGTGTCATCACGCACCAGCAGGTTGTGCTGGGCGGCGATTGTGTCAAGCTGCGCACGAtcagcggccagcagcggcaaTCGCACGTGAACCGAGGCGcggattccggttccgagaTTGGTGGGGCAGAAGTTGAGGTACCCGAGACGGTCATCGTGCTGGAACGTTAGACCCTTGCCTAAAGATTCCACCCCGTCGATGAGTCGCTGATAGACTTTGGCTGAAAGAAGACCAAGGAGCTACTATTGTTGGTGGCCCTTGCGACTTGGAAACCTCCCGCCGGACACACATTACCTATATCGGCTCCTTTCTGTTTGGCGAAGATACGCAGGTGGTCCGCTTCGTTGGTCCAAACCGCGAACGAGCCAGCTTCGTTTGCGAACACCGCACGACCAGCGGGGAAGAACCGCTCAGCCTGAGCGGTTCCCAGGGACGGGTCACCTTCCTTAAACAGCAAGCCGGCTTCCTGCAGCTCGCCCCGAGCGCTCTCGTCGATCGTCTCCAGTCGGTGCAGGACACCGTGAAGCTCTCCGGAGAGTTCAGCTACCGCGCCCGCCACCCGATCGCACACTTCCTCATACTGTTCCTCGGTCATCCGCGGATGAAAAGGGTAGCCGGCCAGGGACCGTGCGCACCGTATGCACGTCGAGGTAACGTACCGCCCGTCGGTGTCCGGATTTTCCAACTCTTCCGGAGCGCCCCACAAGAGACCGGGTTGTGTGTCCTCTCCACCAAACCCGGCGTGATACTCCTCGAACAGTGGATCGAAAAATTTCCCAAACGTTGCGTACGCTTCCGGGTCCGCCGCGTACGCACCGATCACTGAATCATGGCGGCCAAAGCCGGACTGCACGCAGTCCAACAACGTTGAACCGTAGGTCGGCGTCTTGACGCCTTTCAGCTCGTCCAGCAGCTCGCGGGTCAGCAGTTTCTTCACCAACGACTGGCATTCCGCGTCCGTCTGCAGCTCTTCGAAGCCTGCCTCGATCGCCACATCGGTTTCGCTGGCCGTACGCCGTACGTTCATTCGCAGCCCGCGGACCTCACGCTCGAGCTGCCCGATTCGGGCTCGGGCTTCGACCAACTCGGCCATACTTTCAGCCACCTGTTCGTCGGTCGGCCAGTCGGCCGCCCCCAGAGCCGCCCGCAGGAACTTGCAGGCGTTCTCCGGTTTCGGCTCTTCCTGGTGCAGCCGGATGAGCGCTTTGGTGAGACCCTCAATGGCACCGGCCGACTCGAGGTACTTCCGGAACGCCTCACGTTTCTGTTCGAGCTGGGAGTTCCCCCCCCAAAATAGGAGGGCGGTTAGTAATGTGAAGGTAACGAACCGCAAACCGGGGCAAAAGGGACCCCGGTCTGACCCCGTTTAGCGTCAAGGTTAGGGTGCAGCTAACAGAAAGGAAAATTTCGCTACCTACCGAAGCCATCGCAAACTGTGGTTTCCTTCCGTCGAGGAATATCGATTTGGATGATTGACGGCCTGTGTTCCGGACGAGGGTTTCTGCTCCCTTTTCTTGCACGCGGCGACGTGTCTCGTTTATGTCACTACCAATTTAGAACCTCGAACCTCGTTGAGTCTGAAAATGTTCTGCACGCACCTCGAACCGTGTGCTCTTCGCTCGATAGTTCCACGTTAAATGAAGttgctcgctcgttcgcttgCGATGT
It includes:
- the LOC128271531 gene encoding intron Large complex component GCFC2, which translates into the protein MSLFRKPKKPIQRRVFSGYEDEDEENNSASRSEAPNGNASAARSGAMECEEGPAVPLTPPTAGGVPAERKRKEHRTERSGDLKQAPAKGGSASSKSNLPATGTTTKHSLLSFDDEEEGEVFQVKKSSHSKKVMKSLDKERRRKRHLERSTNGTVLSSSSSSAAAAPASALEGPGNTLRSRFPSSSPPSALSYDNGSNDKIKREKCDNSSSNIQTEIRTDDFVLVVKKSDPENMILNGRAALCAGRDDMSSEDETYGGVVDDNTKAGDRQQHHHRFAKPQDNFKMCLENGVIPDAAMIHAARKRRQKAREQGEFIPVEEPKEDKSKKRTVQEDGEGDGSDEDDDRIDMSAITGAKEREERREQFYAVQREDSDAEDSDIETKEWENQQIRKGVTGAQLVSAQQESVISQYLMQSSNSGSSGHFSQTFQNKSSRGADSDGDISAGLRALSTAELLEQAYATTKAGLAKRLGDGKRVKTSTSRPVVASGAGIAPKSADSKPTGPRMPKQILAQLTERYRTTVELNRKHEDDIEHITQEIKLLQMDHRACEQKAPAAAAKYRFYQEFRCYVADLVECLNEKVPLVTALEQRALQLMGKYSVMLIERRRQDVRDQAKEMADASKNAKRTADDPERIRRAAEREGRRTRRRRDREKNETSDSHYDGMSSDDEIPDMEAARYRSALQSVELEAREVFADASEEYGEIGGILGKFEDWREHDMAAYRDAYVSLCLPKIVGPLIRLQHITWNPLVVASAAGSGASGVEFDHEEWYRTVALFGHVADTEAELADDPDVRLLPVIVEKIFLSKLAALVEQYWDPLSTTQTLRLVRLLKRLVRDYPSLRITCKPLRALFQTIFDKLKQSVDNDVFIPIFPKQAQEAKSSFFQRQFCSGLKLFRNITSWQGILADTALKDLAIGSLLNRYLLNGMRVCTAPDAIGKASTIVYTLPRVWLSTGSSVVQSMDQFVSMLRHLESQLEPNAAINGELIERIHKILSSLHVVSA
- the LOC128269750 gene encoding uncharacterized protein LOC128269750 — encoded protein: MSVIVNAINGNGRQLPLFVSVLLYALLVTDRRCVAFDIFPPNYDIRYRLETDVTLVPDVHATDNYIWYLNGYLRVHRYDAKNLAASIELDRHHIPQSAGDVSALLEPFRIAIANDTVLSVLFKQNEPIWAANIKRALASLLQAHGDGPGAYVVDEQGIFGSCPTEYFVVNASNVFEISKTYGMDRCTIYRGAIYLTRSNIPQNHCIPNKQPQAITSRIANYKLRKIEPYRYMLTELDGTMRTNIRTLESYYPQFLYSRVVLRYEQHQVLADETAGGGQPAVDIVNGMALLFSPILFESPDLEATGGRSPKSTERLIKRTAQLLNAMADNLETVDNKLNEPYDETVSEIIRLMGTMDLDTLKQLYEEIDLGTSYRQETARNIFLEIVPRTGTPSTILLTRDLIMNKQVNPMTAVQLLISLPFYMSEPSQELVKECEMFLEVGADRPDIKHAAVLSYATMIYNTFVAGKLTADTFEKYVKMYFDLFLNSFEYEQQMLYLEGLGNLQLENVAEYLDPIIRADYPQNTDIRFLAMLALLPTAHLRPNQVYETYWPIFHSRTSPLQLRVAAFTMLLFSNPTPGRLLGLYSVIRTENDPHMINFYRTTVLSISETTYPCYQHLKLLLAYMTRQLPDAPAPKYWVTGNYLFDYRDRKFHIGSMLQTMLIGSHQTDLPMIASLKFDTEALGRFTGQLGLYIKARGLSDAVINRLTTFNSSHLKLDRLSSILKSMKLAPISPTPLHFEFIVQFEGKAVLCYHLNQTTFHNLTDGNIINRINLLRDSHVNMQIVRRPFMIKYALPTLIGTPADILIENTVLATVRGNTTQQTMLMDKVARSNQVDVRYSSYAVVKIRSYNPIDDVEYSTIREQGFLVYLPVNNEIVWDIAGKSISYSFYRPENMTSGISLKSRTRNTPTGHTDRGGRAPAEPSEEAAIAKYGYRLDDLGIQMVARVHQDYTRDNVMFMLETDILDNAKVLTKGPFSLVNNVLRIISLIQLNTIHIGRDKHLTLLISNDQKTLLQGTLKWDTQNYSKQPAVPENEVLRVNLILAHTIPKPAGSRDEVKVLHKWDIVSQYTNFKCDRAARVFFSLTRQEWNSSNWKMCFSADYRPLVFLQRPFALTGEVVFGETKVPKLCPKEPRIAFNVSYHLPEYVEQIYQALDTTDRSCPKEILRLTPPPFSGDCQAHRFTPLTTVTGLDAYFKFTKLPSWIDMLLHRLDHAVSAVVPGRVQMLNMTDHIDVRVSVLPGSNDSIIQVNGAQIWFPARFYHNVKLHHSYTSRIEYGFLSVCSLVNNKLTTFNDRVVQLTDSNRDEYRVRDSFLLTADCSVAPKLAIFVLDGGKGVQIYTGGNYLIYETGPSANATTMTVNINDEQLVDLRNIVYQYPPDDEFYDFRVYIDREDVLVVENQLNGAVAQYGPTGIVNLLLPTVHKGQMCGLCSSDRE